TTGAAGGTCGCCGATACCTATCCGAAGTCCGGCGCCGGAGCGCGCGCACTGTTGCTGGCGGCGGGCGACTTTTACACGGAAGGCAAGTATGACCTGGCAAAGGCGCAGTTCGATAGATTTAGACGCGAGCACTCCAAAAGCCCGTTCATCGGGCAGGCGCTCCTGGGTTTGGCCGCGTGTCTGGATGCGCAGGGCAAGGCCCGCGAAGCGATGACCGCATACCAGGACGTGATCACACGCCGGCCGGGTGAAAACGTCGTGTCGCAGGCGCGGTTTGCGCTGGCGCGCCTGCACGAGGCGCAGAACGAGCCGGAGAAGGCGCGCAACCTTTACGAAGAGGTCGAGCGCACTGATCCCTACGGCCCGCTGGGCCCTGAGGCCGGCATGCGATTGGAGGAGTTGAAGGTCAAATACCCGAAGCTGTTTGCGGTTCCCGCACCAGTAGTAGTGGCCCCACCCCCGACCAACACGGCCCCGGCGACCACTAACGCGGCACCGCTAAGGATCGTCACTCCCAAATGAACCTTACAATCATCGGCACAGGTTACGTAGGGCTGGTCACCGGGGCGTGCCTTGCCGAGGTGGGACACCAGGTGGTCTGCGTGGATAACGACGCGGACAAGGTGCGGGTGTTGCAGGGGGGCGGCATTCCGATTTACGA
This genomic window from Candidatus Paceibacterota bacterium contains:
- a CDS encoding tetratricopeptide repeat protein, giving the protein MESTVEHLPMSHKAWAWFEANRKQTLYGGGAVLLVSLIVAYFLYRHNAQEVAASEALSKVTVPQMIGSGSRTGVAEAYLKVADTYPKSGAGARALLLAAGDFYTEGKYDLAKAQFDRFRREHSKSPFIGQALLGLAACLDAQGKAREAMTAYQDVITRRPGENVVSQARFALARLHEAQNEPEKARNLYEEVERTDPYGPLGPEAGMRLEELKVKYPKLFAVPAPVVVAPPPTNTAPATTNAAPLRIVTPK